The genomic region GCGGTGCTTGACGGCGGACGCATGCCGCAGGAAACTCAACGCATGATGAATTTCGAGGCCGACGCCTCCCCTGCGATCCGGGTGGACGGCCTGACCGTGGTCCGCGGCGGCCGACCGGTGCTGCCCGGACTTGACCTCACCGTCGCGCGTGGCGCGATCACCGGACTGCTCGGCCCGAGCGGCTGCGGCAAGACCACGCTGCTCCGCTCGATCGTCGGCGTGCAGCGCCTGGCGGGCGGCAGCGTCGAGGTGCTCGGCCACCCGGCCGGCGCGGCGGCGCTGCGCGACCGGGTCGGCTACGTCACCCAGGCGCCCTCCGTCTACGCCGACCTGTCGGTGGCCGAGAACCTGCGCTACTTCGCCGCCGTGCTCGGCGCACCGCGCACCGATCCGGCCCGGGTGATCGCCCAGGTCGGCCTGGCCGGACGCGAGCACGACCTGGTCGCCGACCTGTCCGGCGGCCAGCGCGCACGGGTCTCGCTGGCCGCGGCCCTGCTCGGCAACCCCGAGCTGTTGGTTCTGGACGAGCCGACCGTCGGCCTCGACCCGGTGCTGCGCCAGGAGCTCTGGCAGCTCTTCCGCCGACTGGCCGACGCCGGCGCCACCCTGCTGGTCTCCAGTCACGTCATGGACGAGGCCGGGCGCTGCGACCGCCTGCTGCTGATGCGCGAGGGGCGACTGCTCGCCGAGGACACCCCCGCCGAACTGCTGCGCCGCACCGGCACCGCCGACATCGACGCCGCCTTCCTCGCCCTCGTCGCCACCGTGGAGGTGCCCGCGTGAACGCCGCCCGGACCCTGGCCACCGCCCGTCGGGTGCTGGCCCAACTGCGCCACGACCCGCGCACCATCGCCCTGTTGCTGGTCGTCCCCTGCGTGCTGCTCACCCTGCTGCACTACATGTACGACGGCCAGCCGCACGCCTTCGACCGGATCGGCGCCGCACTGCTCGGGATCTTCCCGCTGGTCGTGATGTTCCTGGTCACCTCGGTGGCGATGCTGCGCGAGCGGACCACCGGGACCTTGGAGCGGCTGCTCACCATGCCGATGGCCAAGCTCGACCTACTGCTCGGCTATGCGCTCGCCTTCGGGGCGATCGCGCTGGTCCAGGCGGGGCTGGCGTCCGCGCTGACGCTGGGCCTGCTCGGCCTGAAGGTGGCCGGACCGACCTGGTTGCTGGTCGCGGTGGCGGTCGCGGACGGGCTGCTGGGGATGGCGCTCGGGCTCTTCGTCTCGGCCTTCGCGGCCACCGAGTTCCAGGCGGTCCAGTTCCTGCCCGCCGTCCTGCTGCCCCAACTGCTGCTCTGCGGCCTGTTCGTGCCGCGCGCCGAGATGGCGACGGGGCTGCACTGGGTCTCCGACCTGCTGCCGCTCTCCTATGCGGTGGACGCGATGACCCGGCTGACCGTGGACGCCGGGGTCGGCGGGCGCACGGTGGCCGACCTCGCGGTGGTGGCGGGCGCGGCCCTGCTGGCACTGACGCTGGGCGCGGCCACTCTGCGGCGGCGGACGGCGTAGCGGGGCGCTGCTGCCCGGGCTGGTGCTGGGGTGCGCTTCAGCGTCGCTGCTCACGCAGCTCGGTGCGCACCCGCCGGAGCTCCCGGCGTCCGACGGGCGCGTGCGAGGCGACCGGTCGGCCTTCGCGCTCCAGCTCCAGCCGGTACGGCACCGCCCCGACAGCGCGCAGCACCGCCGCCACCGGGCTCAGCAGCAGCCGGATCACGAACTCC from Kitasatospora azatica KCTC 9699 harbors:
- a CDS encoding ABC transporter ATP-binding protein, with amino-acid sequence MMNFEADASPAIRVDGLTVVRGGRPVLPGLDLTVARGAITGLLGPSGCGKTTLLRSIVGVQRLAGGSVEVLGHPAGAAALRDRVGYVTQAPSVYADLSVAENLRYFAAVLGAPRTDPARVIAQVGLAGREHDLVADLSGGQRARVSLAAALLGNPELLVLDEPTVGLDPVLRQELWQLFRRLADAGATLLVSSHVMDEAGRCDRLLLMREGRLLAEDTPAELLRRTGTADIDAAFLALVATVEVPA
- a CDS encoding ABC transporter permease; the protein is MNAARTLATARRVLAQLRHDPRTIALLLVVPCVLLTLLHYMYDGQPHAFDRIGAALLGIFPLVVMFLVTSVAMLRERTTGTLERLLTMPMAKLDLLLGYALAFGAIALVQAGLASALTLGLLGLKVAGPTWLLVAVAVADGLLGMALGLFVSAFAATEFQAVQFLPAVLLPQLLLCGLFVPRAEMATGLHWVSDLLPLSYAVDAMTRLTVDAGVGGRTVADLAVVAGAALLALTLGAATLRRRTA